From Rhodanobacteraceae bacterium, the proteins below share one genomic window:
- a CDS encoding Transcriptional regulator, YafY family, with amino-acid sequence MPHPTTRVLAVLELLQSRGRISGPELAQRINVDVRTLRRYIVLLEELGIPITTERGRHGAYMLVAGFKLPPMMFTDAEALALSMGLLAARSLGLHAGESALASAQAKLERVMPDSLKRRLRAAETSVSIESRGVLAEHANATTLMLLTHAAHAAERVHLQYRSAQGEATERDFDAYGLGFRGGAWYAVGYCHLRHGVRGFRVDRIVETRPLPTRFKRPKDFDVLEWLNRTIATLPRAHRVEVLLHADMAKAREAFSPAIGLLEAADGGVLLHVRTDDLAWFARQLACVPFEFEIRTPQRLRTELFAHAARLQKLAAP; translated from the coding sequence ATGCCCCATCCCACGACCCGCGTGCTGGCCGTCCTCGAACTGCTGCAGAGCCGCGGCCGCATCAGCGGTCCCGAACTGGCGCAGCGCATCAACGTCGACGTGCGCACGCTGCGGCGCTACATCGTGCTGCTGGAAGAACTCGGGATTCCGATCACCACCGAACGCGGCCGACATGGCGCGTACATGCTGGTGGCCGGTTTCAAGCTGCCGCCGATGATGTTCACCGACGCGGAAGCGCTGGCGCTGTCGATGGGCCTGCTGGCCGCGCGCAGCCTCGGCCTGCACGCGGGCGAATCGGCGCTGGCCAGCGCGCAGGCCAAGCTGGAACGCGTGATGCCCGATTCACTGAAACGCCGGCTGCGCGCGGCGGAAACCAGCGTCTCGATCGAATCGCGCGGCGTGCTGGCCGAACACGCCAACGCCACCACGCTGATGCTGCTGACGCACGCCGCGCACGCAGCGGAGCGCGTGCACCTGCAATACCGCTCCGCACAGGGCGAGGCAACCGAGCGCGATTTCGATGCGTATGGCTTGGGCTTTCGCGGCGGCGCGTGGTACGCGGTCGGCTACTGCCATTTGCGCCACGGCGTGCGCGGGTTTCGCGTCGACCGGATCGTCGAAACGCGACCGTTGCCCACCCGCTTCAAGCGGCCAAAAGATTTCGACGTGCTGGAATGGTTGAACCGCACCATCGCGACGCTGCCGCGCGCGCATCGCGTCGAAGTGTTGCTGCATGCCGATATGGCCAAGGCGCGCGAGGCGTTTTCGCCGGCGATCGGTTTGCTCGAAGCGGCCGATGGCGGCGTGCTGCTGCACGTACGCACCGACGACTTGGCATGGTTCGCGCGCCAGCTTGCGTGCGTGCCGTTCGAATTCGAGATACGCACTCCGCAGCGGCTGCGCACAGAATTGTTTGCGCACGCAGCGCGATTGCAAAAGCTCGCGGCTCCGTAG
- a CDS encoding LysE family translocator, with product MSHTADLLLFAALVFGIIVLPGLDMAYVMGSSLTAGRRHGLAAVAGIAAGGVCHVVMTTLGISVLLKLIPAAFNALLLAGALYIAWIGISLLRADAAFGIRAEARAMPAWTTFRRGALTSLMNPKAYLFMLAVFPQFLHAEYGPLWTQSLVLWLIIAVTQVTVYGAVALAAAQARGWLVQRPAAGVATARVVGVVLIGAALFTGFEGWRSL from the coding sequence ATGAGCCACACCGCCGATCTGTTGCTGTTCGCGGCGCTGGTGTTCGGCATCATCGTGCTGCCGGGACTCGACATGGCGTACGTGATGGGCAGTTCGCTGACGGCCGGACGCCGGCACGGCCTTGCGGCGGTTGCCGGGATCGCCGCGGGCGGCGTCTGCCACGTTGTGATGACGACGCTCGGCATCAGCGTGTTGCTGAAGCTGATTCCGGCGGCCTTCAACGCGCTGCTGCTGGCCGGAGCACTGTATATCGCGTGGATAGGCATTTCATTGCTGCGTGCAGATGCTGCATTCGGCATCCGGGCGGAAGCCCGCGCGATGCCGGCGTGGACGACGTTCCGCCGCGGCGCGCTGACCAGCCTGATGAACCCGAAAGCCTATCTCTTCATGCTGGCCGTGTTTCCGCAATTCCTGCATGCGGAATACGGGCCGCTGTGGACGCAGTCGCTGGTGCTGTGGCTGATCATCGCGGTCACGCAGGTCACGGTTTATGGCGCGGTCGCGCTTGCCGCGGCGCAGGCGCGCGGCTGGCTGGTGCAGCGGCCAGCCGCGGGTGTCGCCACCGCGCGTGTGG